In Bradyrhizobium guangdongense, the sequence GCAGCTTGCGAAAAACCTGTTCCTGACCCAGGAGCGCACCATGCAGCGCAAGCTGCAGGAGGCGGAGCTCGCGATCTGGCTCGAACGCAAGCACTCCAAGAACGAGATCCTGGAGCTCTATCTCAACCGCGTCTATTTCGGCTCCGGCGCCTACGGCGTGGAAGCGGCTGCGCAGAAATATTTTGGCAAGTCGGCGAAGAACGTAACCATCGCGGAAGCCGCGATGCTGGCCGGCCTCGTCAAATCGCCCTCGCGGCTCGCGCCGAACCGCAATCCGGAAGGCGCGGAGGCGCGGGCGCAGGTCGTGCTCGCGGCGATGGCGGACGCCAAATTCATCACCGAGGCACAGGCGCAGGCCTCGATCGGCCATCCATCCTATGTCGTGAAGCCGGTCGGCGCCGGCACCGTCAACTACGTCGCCGACTGGATCGGCGAGGTGCTGGACGATCTGGTGGGACAGATCGACGACAGCATCAAGGTCGAGACCACGATCGATCCGAAACTCCAGGCCGTGGCGGAAACCGCCGTGATCGACGAGCTCGCGGCCAAGAGCGTGAAGTTCAATGTCAGCCAGGGCGCGCTGGTGGCGATGACGCCCGACGGCGCCGTGCGCGCCATGGTGGGCGGGCGGAACTATTCCGAGAGCCAGTACAACCGCGCGGTCACGGCCAAGCGCCAGCCGGGCTCCTCGTTCAAGCCGTTCGTCTATCTGACGGCGATGGAGCAAGGCCTCACCCCCGACACCGTCCGGCAGGACGCGCCGATCGAGGTCAAGGGCTGGAAGCCTGAGAACTACACGCATGAATATTTCGGCCCCGTGACGCTGACGCAGGCGCTGGCGATGTCGCTCAACACCGTCGCCATCCGCCTCGGCCTCGAGGTCGGACCGAAGAACGTGGTTCGCACCGCGCACAGGCTCGGCATCTCCTCGAAGCTCGAGCCCAACGCCTCGATCGCGCTCGGCACCTCGGAAGTCTCGGTGGTCGAGCTGGTCGGTGCCTATGCGCCGTTCGCCAATGGCGGCTTCGCAGCGACCCCGCATGTGGTGACGCGGATCAAGACGCTCGACGGCAAGCTGCTCTACATGCGTCAACCGGACGAGCATAATCAGGTGGTCGAACCGCGCTATGTCGGCATGATGAACACGATGATGCGCGAGACGCTGATCTCGGGCACCGCCAAGAAGGCCGAGATTCCCGGCTGGCAGGCGGCCGGCAAGACCGGCACCAGCCAGGATTATCGCGACGCCTGGTTCATCGGCTACACCTCCAACCTCGTCACCGGCGTCTGGCTCGGCAATGACGACAACTCGCCGACCAGGAAGGCGACCGGCGGCGGCCTGCCGGTGGAGGTCTGGACCCGCTTCATGCGCGCGGCGCACGAAGGCGTGCAGGTCGCCGCCTTGCCGAACCTGCAGAGCAATTGGGGACCATCGAACCTGGCGCAGATCTCATCGCAGATCTCGCCGCCGACGCAGCTGGCGCCCACGCCTGGCTATGCGCCCGGCCCCGCTCCTGCGCCGGTCAGCAATGGCGGCTATCGTGCGCCACCGCCGACACGCGCCAATGTACGGCCGGAAGCAGCTGCGGGACTTGATGGCTGGCTGATGGACCGGTTGTTCGGCGGGAATCGTTAGGCGTCAGAATAAGAACGCGAAAACAACCCCATGCACAGTAGCCGGAGGTTGCGGCGGGATGCGCGGTGGACGTTTGGAGGTCGTTGATCTGGCTGACGGATCGGCGGCCGTGACGCAAAGCGCGCCATGCTTGCCTCAAACTCCGCTGTCATTGCCCGCGAAAGCGGGCAATTCAGTACGCCGCGGCGTCTCGGATTAACGACAACTGTCTCTGGAATACCGGGTCGCCCGGTCAAGCCGGGCGACGACACTGTGTGTTGGGCGAGCAGCGCGCCCTAATCCTCGACCCCATAGCGGTGCAGATCATTGCCGCAGGTGTCGAGCCACTTCTTGGCGCGCTCCATCGAGGGGCAGATCTTGCCGCAGACGCGCCAGAACCGGGCCGAGTGGTTCATCTCGACCAGATGCGCCACTTCATGCGCGGCGAGATAGTCGAGCACGAAGGGCGGCGCGAGGATCAGGCGCCAGGAGAACGACAGCGAGCCGGCCGAGGTGCACGAGCCCCAGCGGCTGGACTGATCGCGGATCGAGAGCCGCTTCACCTTGACGCCGAGCTCGGCGGCATGGGTCTCCGCCGAACGCTGCAGGTCGCGGCGCGCTTCGCGCTTGAGGAAGTCGCCGACGCGGCGATCGACATGCTCGAGCCCGCCGGCGACGCAGAGAATTTTCTCGCCGCTATCGCGCGTCTCGGTCCACACCGTGCCGCGCTGTCCGGCGCGATGCAC encodes:
- a CDS encoding transglycosylase domain-containing protein, producing the protein MGSAKKKGGRKEPLFGLPAALADLRLTAADRIPGGGDDKPKKSSGKRKSDPPDDEPPRERKAPASRSGAKRRSKSSIGAGLGRLVYWGAVLSLWGVIAVIGVVIWVGAHLPPIQSLEIPKRPPTIQIVGIDGTLLAQRGEMAGANVSLKDLPPYLPKAFIAIEDRRFYSHFGIDPVGILRALVTNVLHRGVSQGGSTLTQQLAKNLFLTQERTMQRKLQEAELAIWLERKHSKNEILELYLNRVYFGSGAYGVEAAAQKYFGKSAKNVTIAEAAMLAGLVKSPSRLAPNRNPEGAEARAQVVLAAMADAKFITEAQAQASIGHPSYVVKPVGAGTVNYVADWIGEVLDDLVGQIDDSIKVETTIDPKLQAVAETAVIDELAAKSVKFNVSQGALVAMTPDGAVRAMVGGRNYSESQYNRAVTAKRQPGSSFKPFVYLTAMEQGLTPDTVRQDAPIEVKGWKPENYTHEYFGPVTLTQALAMSLNTVAIRLGLEVGPKNVVRTAHRLGISSKLEPNASIALGTSEVSVVELVGAYAPFANGGFAATPHVVTRIKTLDGKLLYMRQPDEHNQVVEPRYVGMMNTMMRETLISGTAKKAEIPGWQAAGKTGTSQDYRDAWFIGYTSNLVTGVWLGNDDNSPTRKATGGGLPVEVWTRFMRAAHEGVQVAALPNLQSNWGPSNLAQISSQISPPTQLAPTPGYAPGPAPAPVSNGGYRAPPPTRANVRPEAAAGLDGWLMDRLFGGNR
- a CDS encoding M48 family metallopeptidase, with the translated sequence MICFCAERFPWRRLWQNPGALLPPGLTDMATRALLYRRPHEPKTLVITHGSQFFAIRLRRHRRARRYTLRIHPSDREAILTMPPRGTLADAKDFAQRHGAWIAARLGRLPKAAPFQPGTVIPLRGVPHRIVHRAGQRGTVWTETRDSGEKILCVAGGLEHVDRRVGDFLKREARRDLQRSAETHAAELGVKVKRLSIRDQSSRWGSCTSAGSLSFSWRLILAPPFVLDYLAAHEVAHLVEMNHSARFWRVCGKICPSMERAKKWLDTCGNDLHRYGVED